In Mugil cephalus isolate CIBA_MC_2020 chromosome 20, CIBA_Mcephalus_1.1, whole genome shotgun sequence, the following are encoded in one genomic region:
- the gjc1 gene encoding gap junction gamma-1 protein: MSWSFLTRLLEEIHNHSTFVGKLWLTVLIVFRIVLTAVGGESIYYDEQSKFVCNSGQPGCENVCYDAFAPLSHVRFWVFQIILVAMPSLMYMGYAVNKIARLDEAKGGGGSAAVRTAVGSYTHRKPRKICFGARQHRGIEEAEEDQEDDPMIYEVPEMEPPKRPRDPLQPTPRPKIRHDGRKRIRDEGLMRVYVLQLVSRTVLEAGFLAGQYLLYGFRVKPIFVCSGKPCPHNIDCFVSRPTEKTIFLRIMYGVTILCLTLNVWEMLHLGIGSICDILRRRRCPPQEDEYQLGLLVTNGGVEGSVGVTGPEAGSEGGEGGDGAADYVGYPFSWNTPSAPPGYNIVVKPEQIPYTDLSNAKMACKQNRANIAQEEQQQFGSNEDNFPTGGEARVALNKDMIQQAHEQLEAAIQAYSQQHRAEEQLGDNQDDKPQSNIIQAQPQPQPQPQKERKHRFKHGKGGSSGGGSSSNSSSSKSGEGKPSVWI, translated from the coding sequence ATGAGCTGGAGCTTCCTCACGCGGCTGCTGGAGGAGATCCACAACCACTCCACCTTCGTGGGGAAGCTGTGGCTCACCGTGCTCATCGTCTTCCGCATTGTTCTCACTGCCGTTGGGGGAGAGTCCATCTACTACGACGAGCAGAGCAAGTTTGTCTGCAACTCGGGCCAGCCAGGCTGTGAGAATGTTTGCTACGATGCCTTTGCCCCTCTATCTCACGTCCGCTTCTGGGTCTTCCAGATCATTTTGGTTGCAATGCCTTCTCTCATGTACATGGGCTACGCCGTCAACAAAATTGCACGGTTAGATGAAGCCAAAGGAGGAGGTGGGTCAGCTGCAGTTAGAACGGCAGTAGGGagctacacacacagaaaacctAGGAAAATCTGCTTTGGAGCGAGGCAACACCGAGGCATTGAAGAGGctgaggaggaccaggaggatgATCCCATGATCTATGAAGTGCCAGAGATGGAGCCCCCCAAAAGGCCTCGGGATCCACTGCAGCCAACACCTAGACCCAAAATCCGTCATGATGGGCGTAAGCGTATCCGAGACGAGGGGCTTATGCGGGTCTACGTTCTGCAGCTGGTGTCTCGTACAGTGCTAGAAGCAGGCTTCCTTGCTGGCCAGTATTTGTTGTATGGCTTCCGTGTGAAGCCAATATTTGTCTGCTCGGGGAAACCTTGTCCCCACAACATTGACTGCTTTGTGTCACGGCCGACAGAGAAAACCATTTTTCTGCGTATCATGTATGGTGTCACTATACTTTGCCTCACACTTAATGTTTGGGAGATGCTCCATTTGGGCATTGGTTCCATCTGCGACATTCTTCGCCGCCGGCGATGCCCACCTCAGGAGGACGAGTACCAGTTGGGCTTGCTGGTCACCAACGGGGGCGTGGAGGGCTCAGTAGGGGTAACAGGACCCGAGGCCGGAtctgagggaggggagggtggagaTGGTGCTGCCGATTACGTTGGCTACCCTTTCTCATGGAACACCCCATCAGCTCCTCCGGGTTACAACATTGTGGTGAAGCCAGAGCAGATACCCTACACTGACCTTAGCAATGCTAAGATGGCATGCAAGCAGAACCGGGCAAACATTGcccaggaggagcagcagcagtttggtAGCAATGAGGACAATTTCCCCACTGGAGGAGAGGCCCGTGTGGCTCTGAACAAGGACATGATCCAGCAAGCACATGAGCAACTGGAGGCTGCCATTCAGGCCTACAGCCAGCAGCATCGAGCTGAGGAGCAGCTTGGAGACAACCAGGACGATAAGCCCCAAAGTAACATTATTCAGGCACAACCTCAGCCGCAGCCTCAGCCTCAGAAAGAGCGCAAGCATAGATTCAAGCATGGGAAAGGAGGCAGTAGCggtggaggcagcagcagcaacagcagcagcagcaaatcaGGAGAGGGAAAGCCCTCTGTATGGATTTAA